The Peromyscus eremicus chromosome 8b, PerEre_H2_v1, whole genome shotgun sequence genome contains a region encoding:
- the Il22ra2 gene encoding interleukin-22 receptor subunit alpha-2 yields the protein MMLKHYFLGFLIRSLLASGTETWPVHGSLKPQKVQFQSRNFHNVLHWQPGSSLTANGSVYFVQYKMYGQRQWKNKTDCWGTTVLSCDLTNETLDLYEPYYGRVKTAWAGRYSAWSRTPRFTPWWETKLDPPVVTAIQGNASLLVLLRTPELPYRNQHGKNTSMENYYDLVYRVFITNNSLAKEQKAYEGTQRTVRIEGVTPRSSYCIAAEIYQPMLDRKSPRSERRCVQIP from the exons ATGATGCTGAAGCATTACTTTCTAGGCTTTCTCATCAGGTCCCTCCTGGCCAGTGGAACAG AAACCTGGCCAGTCCATGGATCTCTGAAGCCTCAGAAGGTCCAATTTCAGTCCAGAAATTTCCACAACGTTTTGCACTGGCAGCCAGGGAGCTCCCTCACCGCCAATGGCAGTGTCTACTTTGTGCAGTACAAAAT gTATGGACAGAgacaatggaaaaataaaacgGACTGCTGGGGAACCACAGTGCTCTCTTGTGACCTGACCAATGAAACCTTAGACCTGTATGAGCCATACTACGGGAGggtgaagacagcctgggctgggAGGTACTCCGCCTGGAGCAGGACACCCCGCTTCACCCCGTGGTGGGAAA CAAAGCTAGACCCTCCAGTCGTGACTGCAATCCAAGGGAACGCATCTTTGCTGGTCCTTCTCCGTACCCCAGAGCTGCCATACAGAAACCAACATGGAAAAAATACATCTATGGAAAACTACTATGACTTAGTATACCGAGTTTTCATAACTAACAATTCACTGGCAAAG GAGCAAAAGGCCTATGAAGGAACTCAGAGAACGGTTCGAATTGAAGGTGTGACACCCCGGTCCAGTTACTGCATAGCAGCTGAAATATATCAGCCCATGTTAGACAGAAAAAGCCCAAGAAGTGAGCGGAGATGTGTGCAGATTCCATGA